In one Mucilaginibacter sp. PAMB04168 genomic region, the following are encoded:
- a CDS encoding tetratricopeptide repeat protein has translation MPLTVTALLMLVVGCSLEKESAVNRGLQNLTARYNILFNANELLRQKQETYATTFVDDYDQLLNVYQDTASHLATGDKDLEAVVAKANAIISIKEQSHYIGDAYLLLGKAAHLNADYFNAVEYFGYVIRSFANKPDLVQEARAWQIRSYVYLDQLGLAKNVLDTALLNATPKTKTQTGYIYAAGLQYYTAAQNYPEAINMAQKAIELSKQNQLRLRWTFILAQLQELTRQPADAYTNYTRVVKSNAPFIMAFNAELNRIRIEDTQNGRHLSRADRLKSLLRNENNEEFTDQIYYQLGELALTDNKTDEAIKNYNQSIKSSLKNQTQKGLSYLRLADISFKTNGDYAKAKQYYDSTLLNLSPNYPGYQTIRKKADNLQLLADRLQTIAREDTLQALAKLDEPARAQRIAELTRVQGQQLAANNTNANSPYTTTNAQPMLDDNTAVQGPPSNAGSGFYFNNVNAVSQGFTDFKRKWGNRKLEDNWRRSVRYNSDITTNTLNTTQNVDPAVLPGLTQKSTADVVTTNYRQQLEQNIPLTPALMAQSNLRIYNAYLDLAVFYRDVLNDKPEAIAIYEQLVKRFPKDENLAASYYNLYRLYADVDKAKSDEYKNMLIAQFPQSTYAKVITDPDYARRMNDQDAELSYFYNKLYDEYAARQYPQVIIHADDLLKQNPDNKFAAQIAYLRAIASGHQEKVTPFQSELLQIVNKYANDELITPLVRQHLAYIDANMTEMAARKFAIIDSDPNAASFIPAPVVQQPLAAATRSQPAVKEPTQPAVAKPVEKAAVTEPVVKQPSVNAAATPRIPPPAAPSIFNNRDSTNYYFAINVNSGTTNLASSRFGVGQFNRTSYQGSAIKHQLKPVGTDNQLIYVGRFNNLEDAKAYARKIVPLMPQIMKVPADKYSFFIITQENLDKLADRKLLDSYVEYYQKNF, from the coding sequence ATGCCGCTAACGGTTACCGCCCTGCTTATGCTGGTGGTTGGCTGTTCGCTCGAAAAGGAAAGCGCCGTAAATCGCGGACTACAAAACTTAACCGCACGTTATAATATACTTTTTAACGCCAATGAGCTGCTCAGGCAGAAGCAGGAAACCTATGCCACTACCTTTGTAGATGATTACGATCAGTTGTTAAACGTTTATCAGGATACGGCATCGCACCTGGCAACCGGCGATAAAGACCTGGAAGCCGTTGTTGCTAAAGCTAACGCCATTATTAGTATTAAAGAACAGAGCCATTATATAGGCGATGCTTATTTGTTGTTGGGTAAGGCAGCCCATTTAAATGCCGATTATTTTAATGCCGTAGAGTACTTTGGTTATGTGATCCGTTCGTTTGCCAACAAACCCGACCTGGTGCAAGAGGCGCGTGCCTGGCAAATACGCTCGTATGTATATCTGGATCAGTTAGGTCTTGCTAAAAACGTACTGGATACCGCTTTGCTTAATGCTACGCCAAAAACAAAGACCCAAACGGGTTACATTTACGCTGCTGGCCTACAATATTACACAGCAGCACAAAACTATCCGGAGGCCATTAACATGGCGCAAAAGGCTATTGAGCTAAGCAAGCAAAACCAGCTACGCTTAAGGTGGACATTTATTTTGGCGCAACTACAGGAACTCACCCGCCAACCCGCCGATGCTTATACCAATTACACACGAGTTGTTAAAAGTAATGCCCCGTTTATAATGGCATTTAATGCTGAGCTGAACCGCATCCGCATTGAGGATACCCAAAACGGCCGCCACTTGAGCCGGGCCGACCGCCTTAAAAGCCTTTTGCGTAACGAAAATAACGAAGAGTTTACTGATCAGATCTACTACCAGTTGGGCGAGTTGGCGCTTACCGATAACAAGACCGACGAAGCGATCAAAAACTATAACCAGTCTATTAAGAGCAGCCTTAAAAATCAAACACAAAAAGGTCTGAGCTATTTGCGCCTGGCCGATATTAGCTTTAAAACTAATGGCGACTATGCGAAGGCCAAGCAATACTATGATAGCACCCTGCTCAATTTATCACCCAATTATCCTGGGTACCAAACCATACGCAAAAAGGCCGATAACTTGCAACTACTGGCCGATAGGCTGCAAACCATTGCCCGTGAAGATACCCTGCAAGCCTTAGCCAAATTAGATGAGCCGGCACGCGCACAACGTATTGCTGAGCTTACCCGTGTACAAGGGCAGCAGTTAGCCGCTAACAACACAAACGCTAATTCTCCATACACCACCACCAATGCGCAACCCATGTTAGATGACAATACGGCTGTGCAAGGCCCCCCTTCTAACGCCGGAAGCGGCTTTTACTTTAACAACGTAAACGCGGTGAGCCAGGGGTTTACGGATTTTAAGCGCAAATGGGGCAACCGCAAGTTAGAAGATAACTGGCGCAGAAGCGTACGTTATAATAGCGACATTACCACCAATACCTTAAATACTACACAAAACGTTGACCCTGCCGTACTGCCCGGCTTAACACAAAAAAGCACTGCCGATGTGGTAACCACCAATTACCGCCAGCAGCTGGAGCAAAACATTCCGCTTACACCGGCTTTAATGGCGCAATCTAACTTGCGTATTTATAATGCATACTTGGACCTGGCCGTATTTTACCGCGATGTGCTGAACGACAAACCAGAGGCTATTGCCATTTATGAGCAGCTGGTTAAGCGTTTCCCTAAAGATGAAAATTTAGCGGCCAGCTACTATAACCTGTACCGTTTGTATGCTGATGTAGATAAGGCGAAATCAGATGAGTACAAAAACATGCTTATTGCGCAGTTTCCGCAAAGCACCTATGCCAAGGTCATTACCGACCCGGATTACGCCCGCCGCATGAACGATCAGGATGCTGAGCTAAGCTATTTTTATAATAAGCTATATGATGAGTATGCAGCACGCCAGTACCCACAGGTAATTATCCATGCCGATGACTTGCTGAAACAAAACCCTGATAACAAGTTTGCCGCACAGATTGCCTATTTACGCGCTATAGCATCGGGCCATCAGGAAAAAGTAACACCTTTCCAGAGCGAATTGCTTCAGATAGTAAACAAATATGCTAATGATGAGCTGATTACGCCTTTAGTAAGACAGCACCTGGCTTACATTGACGCCAACATGACGGAAATGGCTGCCCGCAAATTTGCCATTATTGACAGCGACCCAAACGCCGCCAGCTTTATACCAGCTCCGGTTGTGCAACAACCGTTGGCAGCAGCAACCCGTTCGCAACCTGCGGTTAAGGAACCAACCCAGCCCGCAGTGGCAAAGCCGGTTGAAAAAGCTGCAGTAACAGAGCCAGTTGTTAAGCAGCCCTCCGTAAATGCGGCTGCAACACCTCGCATACCGCCGCCAGCTGCTCCATCTATCTTCAATAACCGCGACAGTACAAATTATTACTTTGCCATTAATGTAAACAGCGGTACTACCAACCTGGCTTCATCAAGGTTTGGGGTTGGGCAGTTTAACCGCACCAGTTACCAGGGTAGCGCTATTAAGCACCAGCTTAAACCTGTAGGGACCGATAACCAGCTCATTTATGTGGGCCGTTTTAATAACTTAGAGGATGCTAAAGCCTACGCGCGTAAAATTGTACCGTTAATGCCGCAGATAATGAAGGTGCCGGCCGATAAATACAGCTTTTTTATCATCACTCAAGAAAATCTGGATAAATTAGCCGACCGAAAATTACTGGATAGCTACGTTGAGTACTATCAGAAAAACTTTTAA
- a CDS encoding AtpZ/AtpI family protein: protein MNKPANDYIKYTGIAFQMIAIIGVLSFVGYEIDKRSAHATPWVTAAMSLAGVFISLYLVIKSVKD, encoded by the coding sequence ATGAATAAGCCTGCTAACGATTATATAAAGTATACGGGAATTGCGTTTCAAATGATTGCCATAATTGGTGTTTTATCATTTGTGGGATATGAAATTGATAAACGCAGCGCACATGCTACGCCCTGGGTTACGGCGGCTATGTCACTGGCCGGAGTTTTTATTTCGTTGTACCTGGTCATCAAATCCGTTAAAGATTGA
- the atpB gene encoding F0F1 ATP synthase subunit A — MNSKKIFLRLILGVLFTLTTCKTFAIQHEEASAEAKNAEQEAFNPTTAILEHIADSHYWHLWGETSLPLPIILFTDKGTEFFSAANFHHGHEAYQAKFYTYKLVEDKIRVVNAAGEVDKEASKHIYDFSITKNVLAMWLAGIILFVIFFTVAAAYKKREGKAPKGLQSLIEPVIMFVRDEIARPNIGYRYQRYMPILLTIFFFIWINNLMGLIPVFPGGANVTGNILLTFVMAFIVLIVVNFSANKYYWKHIFMPPVPVWLYPIMIPVELIGVISRPFALMIRLYANISAGHIIVLSLISLIFIFKTLWIAPVSIVFVLFMDVLELLVAFLQAFIFTMLTALFIGTAVEEHHH; from the coding sequence TTGAACTCAAAAAAAATATTCCTTCGGTTAATTTTAGGTGTTCTTTTTACACTAACCACGTGTAAAACTTTCGCTATACAACACGAAGAAGCATCCGCAGAGGCTAAAAATGCAGAACAGGAAGCCTTCAATCCAACCACTGCAATTCTGGAGCACATTGCCGACTCGCACTATTGGCACTTGTGGGGTGAAACATCATTGCCGTTGCCAATTATTCTTTTTACCGACAAGGGAACTGAATTTTTCTCGGCAGCAAATTTTCACCACGGGCATGAGGCTTATCAGGCTAAGTTCTATACCTACAAACTGGTAGAAGATAAGATAAGGGTAGTAAATGCCGCCGGCGAAGTTGATAAGGAAGCCTCAAAGCATATTTACGATTTCTCGATCACGAAAAACGTATTGGCTATGTGGTTAGCCGGTATCATATTGTTCGTGATCTTCTTTACTGTTGCCGCTGCTTATAAAAAGCGTGAAGGTAAAGCGCCAAAAGGTTTGCAATCGCTTATTGAGCCGGTTATTATGTTTGTGCGTGATGAAATTGCCCGCCCTAATATTGGTTACCGTTACCAGCGTTATATGCCTATTTTGTTAACCATATTCTTCTTTATCTGGATCAATAACCTGATGGGCTTGATTCCGGTATTCCCAGGAGGTGCTAACGTTACGGGTAATATTCTGCTTACGTTTGTAATGGCTTTCATTGTATTGATAGTGGTAAACTTCAGCGCTAACAAATACTACTGGAAACACATTTTTATGCCGCCTGTACCGGTTTGGTTATATCCTATCATGATCCCGGTGGAGCTGATCGGTGTAATCTCTCGTCCGTTTGCATTAATGATACGTTTGTATGCTAACATTTCGGCAGGTCACATCATCGTGTTGAGTTTGATATCGTTGATCTTCATTTTCAAAACGTTGTGGATTGCGCCGGTATCTATCGTATTCGTACTATTTATGGATGTGCTGGAGTTACTAGTAGCATTCTTACAAGCGTTTATTTTTACCATGCTTACTGCGCTGTTTATTGGTACCGCAGTTGAGGAGCATCACCACTAA
- the atpE gene encoding ATP synthase F0 subunit C has product MTGSIAALGAGLAVIGAGIGIGQVGGKAMEGIARQPEASSKIQTAMIIAAALIEGVALFGVVVALLGK; this is encoded by the coding sequence ATGACTGGAAGTATTGCTGCATTAGGTGCAGGTTTAGCGGTTATCGGTGCAGGTATCGGTATCGGTCAGGTAGGTGGCAAAGCCATGGAAGGTATTGCTCGTCAGCCTGAAGCTTCTTCAAAAATTCAAACTGCAATGATCATCGCTGCCGCTCTTATTGAGGGTGTTGCACTGTTCGGTGTGGTAGTTGCACTGTTGGGTAAATAA
- the atpF gene encoding F0F1 ATP synthase subunit B yields MEQLFEGLLNDHLGFVVWAAVAFLILLFLLSKFAWKPIMAAIGDRERSIEDALLKAEAAKEEMARLTNENEQLLKEARAERDLILREARQLKDQIVNEAKNAANVEGARMIENARLEINSLKAIAMADVKNQVATLSVEIAEKILRKEISDQQAQDALVADLLKEVTIK; encoded by the coding sequence ATGGAACAATTATTCGAAGGTTTATTAAATGATCATTTAGGCTTTGTGGTTTGGGCCGCAGTAGCATTCTTAATACTGTTGTTCTTACTGAGCAAATTTGCCTGGAAGCCAATTATGGCCGCTATCGGCGATCGTGAGCGTTCAATTGAGGACGCTTTATTGAAAGCAGAGGCAGCTAAGGAAGAAATGGCGCGTTTAACCAATGAGAACGAGCAACTGTTAAAAGAAGCCCGTGCCGAGCGTGATTTAATTTTACGCGAAGCCCGCCAGCTGAAAGATCAGATAGTGAACGAGGCTAAAAATGCTGCTAATGTTGAAGGTGCCCGTATGATTGAAAATGCACGCCTCGAAATCAACAGCCTTAAAGCGATTGCTATGGCCGATGTGAAAAACCAGGTTGCAACCTTATCTGTAGAAATTGCAGAGAAGATTTTACGCAAAGAGATTTCTGATCAGCAAGCGCAAGATGCATTAGTAGCCGATTTATTAAAAGAAGTAACGATAAAATAA
- the atpH gene encoding ATP synthase F1 subunit delta, with translation MSEITVAYRYAKSLIDLAEERNALEAIKDDMAFFVQTVKANSQLQAVLRNPIVSHDKKTKILQAIFTGKVNPNTDAFFKIMVDKSRSEILYPTAQEFLNQYNLKKEVVKATVVSAAPLSEANKQQIISEVKSLGGKEVQLLAKVDASLIGGFILTVGDRQIDTSVSTSLQKMRKEFAQKVIQ, from the coding sequence ATGTCAGAAATAACAGTTGCATACCGGTACGCAAAGTCGTTGATTGATTTGGCGGAGGAGAGAAATGCTTTAGAAGCCATTAAGGATGATATGGCCTTTTTTGTGCAAACAGTTAAGGCTAATAGCCAACTGCAAGCTGTGTTGCGCAACCCTATTGTTTCGCACGATAAAAAGACAAAAATACTGCAGGCCATATTTACTGGCAAGGTAAATCCTAACACCGACGCTTTCTTTAAGATTATGGTGGATAAGAGCCGCAGTGAGATTTTATATCCTACAGCCCAGGAGTTCTTGAATCAGTATAATCTTAAAAAGGAAGTAGTAAAAGCTACAGTAGTTTCTGCAGCACCGCTTTCTGAAGCTAATAAGCAGCAAATTATCAGCGAGGTGAAAAGCCTTGGTGGTAAAGAGGTGCAACTGCTGGCTAAGGTTGATGCATCGTTAATTGGTGGTTTTATATTAACTGTAGGCGACCGCCAAATTGATACATCAGTTTCAACAAGCCTGCAGAAAATGAGAAAAGAATTCGCCCAAAAGGTGATACAATAA
- the atpA gene encoding F0F1 ATP synthase subunit alpha has protein sequence MVEVRPDEVSAILRQQLSGFKSESELEEVGTVLQVGDGIARVYGLTKVQSGELVEFDNGLQGIVLNLEEDNVGVVLLGKYDEVKEGDTVKRTNKIASLKVGEGMLGRVVNTLGEPIDGKGPIAGATYDMPLERKAPGVIYRQPVTEPLQTGIKAIDAMIPIGRGQRELVIGDRQVGKTAVCIDTIINQKEFYAAGQPVICIYVACGQKASTVANIVRTLEENGAMPYSIVVAASAAEPAPMQFFAPFAGAAIGEYFRDTGRPALIVYDDLSKQAVAYREVSLLLRRPPGREAYPGDVFYLHSRLLERAAKINANDEIAREMNDLPDSIKHLVKGGGSLTALPIIETQAGDVSAYIPTNVISITDGQIFLESNLFNAGVRPAINVGISVSRVGGNAQIKSMKKVAGTLKLDQAQYRELEAFSKFGSDLDAATKNVIDKGARNVEILKQGQYSPVSVEKQVAIIYIGTKNLMRNVPVNKVREFESEFTSQLEMRHPEVLAALKAGKFDDQLTGVLEKVAKELTGKY, from the coding sequence ATGGTAGAGGTTAGACCAGACGAAGTATCGGCCATCTTGCGTCAGCAGTTGTCGGGCTTTAAGTCAGAATCTGAATTAGAAGAAGTGGGTACTGTGCTTCAGGTAGGCGACGGTATTGCCCGCGTTTATGGCTTAACAAAAGTTCAATCAGGCGAGTTGGTTGAATTTGATAACGGCTTGCAAGGTATCGTACTTAACCTGGAAGAAGATAACGTGGGTGTGGTATTGTTGGGTAAGTATGACGAAGTAAAGGAAGGTGATACCGTTAAACGTACCAACAAAATTGCCTCTTTAAAAGTAGGTGAAGGTATGCTTGGCCGTGTGGTGAACACTCTGGGCGAGCCAATTGATGGCAAAGGCCCTATTGCCGGTGCTACTTATGACATGCCTCTGGAGCGTAAAGCTCCTGGTGTTATTTACCGTCAGCCGGTAACTGAGCCATTGCAAACTGGTATCAAAGCTATCGATGCAATGATTCCTATTGGCCGTGGCCAGCGCGAGTTGGTTATTGGTGACCGCCAGGTTGGTAAAACTGCGGTTTGTATCGATACCATCATCAATCAAAAAGAATTTTATGCTGCCGGCCAACCGGTAATTTGTATATATGTAGCTTGTGGTCAAAAGGCATCAACTGTTGCCAACATTGTACGCACGCTTGAGGAGAACGGTGCTATGCCTTACTCCATCGTTGTGGCTGCCAGTGCTGCTGAGCCTGCTCCAATGCAGTTCTTTGCGCCATTTGCAGGTGCTGCTATAGGCGAGTACTTCCGTGATACCGGTCGTCCGGCACTAATTGTTTATGATGATTTGTCTAAACAAGCTGTTGCTTACCGTGAGGTATCATTATTACTTCGCCGTCCACCGGGCCGTGAGGCTTATCCTGGTGACGTGTTTTATTTGCACAGCCGTTTGTTAGAACGTGCGGCCAAAATCAACGCAAATGATGAGATTGCCCGTGAGATGAACGATTTGCCAGATTCAATCAAACACCTGGTAAAAGGCGGTGGCTCGTTAACAGCATTGCCAATCATCGAAACACAGGCTGGTGACGTATCTGCCTATATCCCAACTAACGTAATTTCAATTACCGACGGTCAGATATTCCTGGAGTCGAACCTGTTTAACGCAGGTGTGCGTCCGGCTATCAACGTAGGTATTTCGGTATCACGTGTGGGTGGTAATGCGCAGATTAAATCCATGAAAAAAGTTGCCGGTACCTTAAAGCTTGACCAGGCACAATACCGCGAGTTAGAGGCTTTCTCTAAATTCGGTTCTGATTTGGATGCGGCTACTAAAAACGTGATTGATAAGGGTGCCCGTAACGTAGAGATCCTTAAACAAGGTCAGTACTCACCTGTATCTGTTGAAAAACAAGTTGCCATTATTTACATCGGTACTAAAAACCTGATGCGTAACGTGCCTGTAAACAAGGTAAGGGAGTTTGAAAGCGAGTTTACCAGCCAGCTGGAAATGCGTCATCCTGAAGTTTTAGCAGCCCTTAAAGCTGGTAAATTTGATGACCAGTTAACCGGCGTACTGGAAAAGGTAGCTAAAGAACTAACAGGAAAATATTAA
- the atpG gene encoding ATP synthase F1 subunit gamma → MANLKEVRNRIASVNSTQQITKAMKMVSAAKLKRATNAIVQLRPYATKLKEMLANLSASIEDGASPYLQEREPVRVLVVVVSSNRGLAGAFNTNAIKAANNIIAEKYSEQLRAGNVSIVAIGRKAQDYYLKRNYNVIGDNNEVYSDLNFINVSKITESVMQGFVNGDYDRVELVYNHFRNAATQFLVTEQLLPVPKAESDDKTKSAAEQTDYILEPSQKAIVEQLIPKNIKIQLYRAVLDSNASEHGARMTAMDKATENAGDLLKALKLSYNQARQAAITTELTEIVSGAAALSNG, encoded by the coding sequence ATGGCTAATTTAAAAGAAGTAAGAAACCGTATTGCATCTGTAAACTCAACGCAGCAGATTACCAAAGCCATGAAAATGGTTTCGGCAGCTAAGCTGAAGAGAGCAACCAATGCTATTGTTCAGTTGCGTCCTTACGCTACTAAACTTAAAGAAATGCTGGCTAACCTATCGGCCAGTATTGAAGATGGCGCATCACCTTATTTGCAGGAGCGTGAGCCTGTACGTGTACTGGTGGTAGTGGTATCATCAAACCGCGGACTTGCAGGTGCTTTTAATACTAATGCCATTAAAGCTGCTAATAACATTATTGCCGAGAAATACAGCGAGCAGTTGAGAGCAGGTAATGTATCTATAGTAGCCATAGGCCGCAAAGCGCAAGACTATTACTTAAAACGTAATTACAATGTAATTGGTGATAATAATGAAGTTTACAGTGATTTGAACTTTATTAACGTATCGAAAATTACAGAGTCGGTTATGCAGGGCTTTGTGAATGGAGATTATGACCGCGTTGAGCTGGTTTATAACCACTTCCGCAACGCTGCTACGCAGTTTTTAGTAACTGAGCAGTTGTTGCCTGTGCCAAAAGCAGAAAGCGACGATAAAACTAAGAGTGCTGCCGAACAAACCGATTACATATTGGAGCCATCGCAGAAAGCTATTGTTGAGCAGCTGATTCCTAAGAATATTAAAATACAGTTGTACCGTGCCGTTCTGGATTCAAATGCTTCTGAACACGGCGCACGTATGACGGCTATGGACAAGGCGACTGAAAATGCCGGCGATCTGTTGAAGGCGTTAAAGCTTTCATACAACCAAGCCCGGCAAGCCGCAATCACCACTGAGCTTACTGAGATTGTGAGCGGTGCTGCGGCATTATCAAACGGATAA
- a CDS encoding DUF4349 domain-containing protein: protein MSNLLVLLAALCLLGACKGRSNYEPVNNSASSAADTVAADSTATKLVKTADMDMKVKDVSAASEHIVNLTNKFHGMVMHHQMQSEEVRSQDMLLSSDSLQRVSVLHTTASIAVKIPSDSLEQFMTRVGKLGLHVKARRMDIEDRTLDYLSSQLKLNSRTQLISQQKTGKIKIKDPAAVLMLKDDMVDEKINNKRIDDAARNSVVDMSLYQSDVVMKENIANDDPGAYQISFFKQFTFALANGWQLFASFIIGLTNLWVFILAGVGVWLLVKRYVMKDAVQIKPVKNMQ, encoded by the coding sequence ATGAGTAACTTATTAGTGCTCCTGGCCGCGCTTTGCCTGCTGGGAGCCTGCAAAGGGAGAAGCAATTACGAACCCGTTAACAATAGTGCAAGCAGCGCCGCCGATACGGTTGCAGCCGACAGTACCGCTACAAAATTGGTTAAAACGGCCGACATGGATATGAAAGTTAAAGATGTTTCGGCTGCCAGTGAGCACATTGTGAATCTTACGAATAAATTTCATGGCATGGTAATGCATCATCAAATGCAGTCAGAAGAGGTTAGATCGCAGGATATGCTTTTGAGCAGCGACTCTCTGCAACGCGTATCTGTTTTGCATACCACGGCGAGTATTGCAGTCAAGATCCCGTCAGATAGCTTGGAGCAATTTATGACACGTGTTGGCAAACTTGGGCTACATGTAAAGGCCAGGCGCATGGACATTGAAGATCGCACACTGGATTACCTGTCGTCGCAATTGAAACTAAACAGTCGTACGCAACTCATCAGCCAGCAAAAGACAGGGAAGATAAAAATTAAAGACCCGGCAGCCGTATTGATGCTAAAAGATGATATGGTTGATGAAAAGATTAATAATAAACGTATTGATGACGCTGCTCGAAACAGCGTGGTTGATATGAGTCTTTACCAAAGCGACGTAGTTATGAAAGAGAACATTGCAAACGACGATCCGGGCGCTTACCAAATTTCATTTTTTAAACAGTTTACATTTGCTTTGGCCAATGGCTGGCAGTTGTTTGCATCCTTCATAATAGGCCTTACCAACCTATGGGTTTTCATATTAGCTGGGGTAGGTGTATGGCTGTTGGTAAAGCGTTATGTAATGAAAGATGCCGTGCAGATAAAGCCTGTTAAAAATATGCAATGA